One window of the Primulina eburnea isolate SZY01 chromosome 18, ASM2296580v1, whole genome shotgun sequence genome contains the following:
- the LOC140820228 gene encoding arginyl-tRNA--protein transferase 1-like — MTISTPRQRLETIWLFFVQAGDGRKHVAPLIPSVLRPAILFLQKNKFEYQKECKGEIDHAVQLCMENGELSSDFQLPKASVKRVAPAKRKLQAVMLEDLTLSCNIAFQIAATLRRTRKDVDVVKSSEHGSGVKRDSSELSPKTIAEILGEMES; from the exons ATGACTATCA GCACTCCTCGACAGAGGCTGGAGACGATCTGGCTGTTTTTTGTACAAGCCGGAGATGGAAGAAAACATGTTGCCCCTCTTATACCATCCGTCTTAAGGCCAGCGATTTTATTCCTTCAAAAGAACAAATTCGAGTATCAAAAAGAATGCAAAG GTGAGATTGATCATGCGGTACAGTTATGCATGGAGAATGGGGAGCTTTCCTCTGATTTCCAGTTGCCAAAGGCATCTGTCAAAAGAGTTGCTCCTGCTAAAAGAAAGTTGCAAGCAGTCATGCTCGAAGATCTCACACTCTCCTGCAATATTGCCTTCCAGATTGCAGCTACTTTAAGACGGACGAGGAAGGATGTTGACGTTGTGAAGTCATCTGAACATGGCTCGGGGGTAAAGAGAGATTCATCCGAGCTCTCTCCCAAGACGATTGCAGAAATTTTG GGAGAGATGGAGTCATGA
- the LOC140819929 gene encoding uncharacterized protein, whose amino-acid sequence MRRSLEFKLEPFDPEMERTARRRLQQQRAKERMEDDQHREEPRCIPMMDYAQPSLDGARPSIVRPVIRANQFEIKPAIIQMIQNTVQFGGSALDDPNSHIADFLEICDAFKFNGESDDAVCLCLFPFSLRDKAQSWLNCLPVGSITTWEDMAKAFLIKYFPPSKTMKLRADITTFAQYEQESLYEAWERYKDLLRRCPHHELPLGLVVQTFYYGLLTPNRTMIDAAACGNLLRKTAEEGYELLEEMAASSYHPQSDRQRRGAGVNQVNDLSAVSAQLEALNRKIDGMSMSGPAMRLQEIFCVKCGGEHDVQDCQDGNPFYVPEGAPVKQVGFQNRPRNDPYSNTYNPGWRNHPNFSWGGQNNQNRQQRGQPYGMHQGFKPEPPREEKSNLEQMMTKFISATETRFQNQDASIKGLGNQIGQLAKLIANREQ is encoded by the coding sequence atgcgaagatcactcgagtttaagcttgagccttttgaccccgaGATGGAACGCACAGCTAGACGTCGACTACAGCAGCAAAGAGCGAAGGAAAGAATGGAAGACGATCAACACAGAGAGGAGCCAAGGTGTATACCGATGAtggattatgcacagccgtctcttgatggagcacgtccaagcatcgtaagaccagtcatccgagctaatcagtttgagatcaagccagctatcattcagatgattcagaacactgtccaatttgggggaagtgcacttgacgaccctaattctcatatagctgactttcttgaaatttgtgatgcttttaagtttaatggcgagtctgatgatgctgtttgTTTgtgtttatttccattttcactgagagataaagctcagtcgtggttaaactgtttgcctgtagggtctattactacatgggaggatatggcaaaggcattcctgatcaagtactttcctccgtcgaaaaCTATGAAActtagagccgacattactacttttgctcaatatgagcaagagtcactttacgaggcatgggagcgctacaaggacttgttgaggcgatgtccacaccatgagctgcctcttgggttagttgttcaaactttctactacggtctgcttactcctaaccgtactatgatagatgctgctgcctgtggtaacttactgagaaaaacggctgaggaaggatatgagttattggaggagatggctgctagtagctatcatcctcagtctgataggcagagacgaggtgctggagttaatcaagttaatgatttgtcggcggtttcagcacagttagaggctttgaatagaaagattgatgggatgagcatgagtgggccggctatgcgtctgcaagaaattttctgtgttaagtgtgggggtgagcatgacgtgcaggattgccaagatggcaatccattctatgtgcctgagggagcaccggtaaaacaagtgggattccagaaccgtcctagaaatgacccttattcgaacacatataatccgggatggaggaatcacccaaacttttcatggggaggtcaaaacaaccaaaatcgccaacaaagaggtcaaccatatgggatgcaccaaggattcaagccagaaccgcctcgggaggagaagtccaatttagagcaaatgatgactaaatttatttctgcaacagagacgagatttcagaaccaagatgcatccataaaggggttagggaatcaaattggacaattggctaagttgattgctaatagggagcaatga